The Algoriphagus sanaruensis genome window below encodes:
- a CDS encoding NAD(P)/FAD-dependent oxidoreductase, whose protein sequence is MKIAIIGGGAAGFFAAIHASKPGNEVIIFEKSPKILSKVKISGGGRCNVTHQPLEISKLVKNYPRGEKFLKKAFRHFAIPDTFDWFQSRGVKLKIEPDGRVFPVTDSSQSIIDALVREVQKLGVEVRISTGIKAITPTKSRFRLQSEKGEFEVDRVIVAAGGFPKVDGYTFLKSLNHQIQNPIPSLFTFNAPKEPIRDLMGLAVPDGLVKLEGTKLNYRGPVLITHWGISGPAVLKLSAFGAEWLHEANYRTKALINWNANFSEQSYVDHLLAYVQNHPKRKVFAHPLFDIPSRLWVHCCENSGLSETDLFGNISKKSMNRLIQNLFCYNLEIDGKTTFKEEFVTAGGINLGEVDPDTMQSKNHPNLYFAGEILNLDGITGGFNFQAAWTTGFIAGSAAKN, encoded by the coding sequence TTGAAAATCGCAATCATAGGAGGAGGTGCTGCAGGTTTTTTTGCGGCGATACATGCCAGTAAGCCTGGAAATGAAGTCATTATCTTTGAAAAAAGCCCAAAAATACTTTCCAAGGTAAAAATCTCAGGAGGTGGTCGCTGCAATGTTACCCATCAACCTTTGGAGATCTCAAAACTGGTGAAAAATTATCCCAGAGGTGAGAAGTTTTTGAAAAAGGCTTTTCGACATTTTGCTATTCCAGACACCTTTGATTGGTTTCAATCTCGAGGAGTAAAATTGAAAATTGAACCCGATGGACGAGTATTTCCTGTTACAGACTCCTCTCAATCCATTATTGATGCCTTGGTAAGGGAAGTTCAAAAACTTGGCGTAGAAGTAAGAATCAGTACCGGAATCAAAGCCATTACTCCGACTAAAAGTCGGTTTCGACTTCAATCAGAAAAAGGTGAATTTGAAGTGGACAGAGTTATTGTTGCTGCGGGGGGATTTCCTAAAGTAGACGGGTACACCTTTCTTAAATCATTAAACCACCAGATTCAAAACCCAATCCCTTCTTTATTTACCTTCAATGCTCCCAAAGAACCTATTCGTGATTTAATGGGGCTTGCTGTTCCGGATGGCTTGGTGAAACTGGAAGGAACCAAACTCAATTATAGAGGTCCGGTTTTGATTACCCATTGGGGAATTTCAGGTCCAGCAGTTCTTAAACTGTCTGCTTTTGGTGCAGAATGGCTTCATGAGGCCAATTATCGCACAAAGGCTCTGATCAACTGGAATGCAAATTTTTCCGAGCAATCCTATGTAGATCATTTATTGGCTTATGTTCAAAACCACCCCAAAAGAAAAGTTTTTGCTCATCCACTTTTTGACATCCCAAGTAGACTTTGGGTTCATTGTTGCGAAAATTCAGGCCTTTCAGAAACTGATCTTTTTGGGAATATATCCAAAAAGTCAATGAACCGTTTGATTCAAAATCTATTTTGCTATAATTTGGAAATTGATGGAAAAACAACCTTTAAAGAAGAGTTTGTTACTGCAGGTGGCATAAATCTTGGGGAGGTTGATCCTGATACAATGCAAAGTAAAAATCACCCGAACCTTTACTTTGCAGGCGAAATTCTAAATTTGGATGGCATCACGGGAGGCTTTAATTTTCAAGCTGCTTGGACCACTGGATTTATTGCTGGAAGTGCTGCAAAAAACTAA
- a CDS encoding helicase HerA-like domain-containing protein codes for MDRQTQFRNHLAEGQVFKKDYIVLGTGILDGEPVSNAQIKIPLKTLNRHGLIAGATGTGKTKTLQVIAEQLSLKGIPSVLMDLKGDLSGLAQAGSVSDFILKRSETIGVSYDPQGLPVELMSISNEKGVRLKATVSEFGPVLISQILELNDTQRGVVALVFRYCDLNHLPLLDLKDFKRVLQFVVNEGKSDIEKEFGQVSAASVNTIMRKVIELEQQGADRFFGELSFDVQDFVRTKEGKGVVSIIRLTDIQSKPKVFSTFMLSLLSEIYETFPEQGDSDQPKLCLFIDEAHLVFSSASKDLLEKIEAIIKLIRSKGVGVYFCTQTPTDVPDNVLGQLGLKVQHALRAFTAKDRKAITKTAENYPDSPFYDTAEVLTSMGIGEALVTALNEKGIPTPLARTLVRAPITRMDILSSTEIDQLVASSDLVRKYNHDLDRDSAFEILERKMNQVESVQQKEIPKEVTRKSSSRTPKDESLLKELSKNTMVRQLGRTLFRELARGILGSFSGKRR; via the coding sequence ATGGATCGTCAAACACAATTTAGAAATCATCTTGCCGAAGGTCAGGTATTTAAAAAAGATTATATCGTTTTAGGGACAGGGATCCTTGATGGCGAACCTGTTTCAAACGCTCAGATTAAAATCCCTTTGAAAACCTTAAATCGACACGGTTTGATAGCAGGTGCAACAGGTACTGGAAAAACCAAAACCTTGCAGGTAATAGCAGAACAGCTCTCTCTTAAAGGTATTCCCTCGGTCTTGATGGATTTGAAAGGAGATCTTTCTGGATTGGCTCAAGCAGGAAGCGTCTCTGATTTTATTCTAAAAAGATCAGAAACCATCGGAGTTTCTTATGATCCACAAGGACTCCCAGTGGAACTTATGTCGATTTCCAATGAAAAGGGAGTGCGCTTGAAAGCTACAGTTTCTGAATTTGGACCTGTTCTAATCTCCCAAATCCTAGAGCTCAATGATACGCAGCGAGGAGTGGTTGCCTTAGTCTTCAGGTATTGTGATTTGAATCATTTGCCCTTGTTGGATTTAAAGGATTTCAAAAGAGTTCTTCAGTTTGTTGTCAATGAAGGGAAGAGTGATATTGAAAAAGAATTCGGACAGGTTTCAGCAGCATCTGTAAACACGATCATGCGCAAAGTTATCGAACTGGAGCAGCAAGGAGCGGACCGGTTTTTTGGTGAATTATCATTCGATGTTCAGGATTTTGTGCGGACGAAAGAGGGTAAAGGCGTAGTTTCCATCATTCGATTGACCGACATTCAGAGCAAGCCTAAAGTTTTTTCCACCTTCATGCTCAGCTTGTTATCAGAAATCTATGAGACATTTCCTGAGCAAGGAGATTCAGACCAACCGAAACTTTGTTTGTTTATTGATGAGGCACATTTGGTGTTTTCTAGTGCTTCAAAGGATCTTTTGGAAAAGATAGAAGCCATCATTAAGCTTATTCGATCCAAGGGAGTTGGGGTTTATTTTTGTACACAAACTCCTACAGACGTTCCGGATAATGTTCTTGGCCAGTTAGGTTTAAAAGTACAACATGCACTAAGAGCATTTACAGCCAAAGATCGTAAAGCAATCACAAAAACTGCCGAAAACTACCCGGATTCGCCATTTTACGATACAGCTGAAGTATTAACCTCCATGGGAATTGGTGAAGCTTTGGTAACAGCCTTAAATGAAAAAGGAATTCCGACTCCATTGGCCAGAACACTTGTTCGCGCACCGATAACCCGGATGGATATTTTGTCTTCAACTGAAATTGATCAATTGGTAGCGAGTTCTGATTTGGTTCGAAAATACAATCATGACCTTGATCGTGACAGTGCATTTGAGATATTGGAGCGAAAAATGAATCAAGTTGAATCCGTTCAACAAAAAGAAATTCCCAAGGAAGTGACCAGAAAATCAAGTTCAAGAACTCCAAAAGACGAATCACTTTTGAAAGAACTGAGTAAAAATACGATGGTCCGGCAATTGGGTAGAACTTTGTTTAGAGAGCTGGCCCGAGGAATATTGGGATCATTTTCAGGAAAGAGGAGATAA
- a CDS encoding YheT family hydrolase: MPISNSSYSNPPFFLFNGHLETIYPSLFRKIEGVFYSREEIKTPDEDFLLLDWSKVGGHQLLIVSHGLEGDSGRHYAKALVKLFNQAGVDVLVWNNRTCGGPMNKKPILYHHGASYDLETVVQHVLNKGGYEEIFLSGISMGGAQTLKYVGEQGINLPQVIKRVAVYSTPCNLPSSAETLKWPKNKFYKNRFLGKLKKKMEAKAKQFPELIDLDLLKRIDTFDEFDTHFTAKLHGFKDAQDFYQKVSADNWMEQIQIPTLIINALNDPLLGKACYPTALASKKAEIFLEMPKRGGHTGFLIPGQEYTYVENQLLSFLLKKKSLDF; encoded by the coding sequence ATGCCAATTTCAAATTCGAGCTATTCTAATCCGCCTTTTTTTCTTTTTAATGGCCATTTGGAGACTATTTATCCAAGTTTATTTCGAAAAATTGAAGGAGTTTTCTATTCCAGGGAAGAGATCAAAACCCCGGATGAAGACTTTTTACTTTTGGATTGGTCGAAGGTAGGAGGTCATCAATTACTGATTGTTTCGCATGGTTTGGAAGGAGATTCAGGAAGACATTATGCTAAGGCCCTGGTAAAACTATTTAATCAAGCTGGAGTCGATGTGCTGGTTTGGAACAATCGAACTTGTGGTGGCCCAATGAATAAAAAACCTATTTTGTATCATCACGGAGCCAGTTATGATTTGGAGACGGTAGTTCAACACGTTTTGAATAAGGGTGGTTATGAAGAAATTTTCCTCTCAGGGATCAGCATGGGGGGAGCTCAGACTTTAAAATATGTGGGAGAACAAGGAATTAACTTGCCTCAGGTGATTAAAAGAGTGGCTGTTTATTCGACTCCTTGCAATTTGCCTTCGAGTGCAGAAACACTTAAATGGCCCAAAAATAAATTTTATAAAAACCGCTTTCTAGGAAAGTTGAAGAAGAAAATGGAAGCTAAAGCGAAGCAATTTCCTGAACTTATTGATCTGGATTTGCTAAAGAGAATTGACACTTTTGATGAATTTGATACTCATTTTACGGCAAAGTTGCATGGGTTCAAGGATGCCCAAGACTTTTATCAAAAGGTAAGTGCAGATAACTGGATGGAGCAAATTCAAATTCCAACTTTAATTATCAATGCTCTTAATGACCCCTTGCTCGGGAAGGCTTGCTATCCAACAGCCCTTGCATCTAAAAAGGCTGAGATTTTCCTAGAAATGCCAAAAAGAGGAGGTCATACGGGATTTTTAATTCCTGGTCAAGAGTACACCTATGTAGAAAACCAATTACTCTCTTTTTTACTTAAAAAAAAGAGCCTTGATTTTTGA
- the rpmI gene encoding 50S ribosomal protein L35 produces MPKVKTKSGAKKRFSLTGTGKIKRKHAFKSHILTKKSTKRKRELTKAGLVHVSDEGRVRDMLKI; encoded by the coding sequence ATGCCAAAAGTAAAAACCAAATCCGGTGCAAAGAAGCGGTTCTCTTTGACAGGAACCGGCAAAATCAAAAGGAAACACGCTTTTAAAAGCCACATCCTTACTAAAAAATCTACCAAGCGTAAGCGTGAATTGACCAAAGCTGGTCTAGTACACGTTTCCGACGAAGGAAGAGTAAGAGATATGTTGAAAATCTAA
- the lhgO gene encoding L-2-hydroxyglutarate oxidase → MQYDIAIVGGGIVGLATAHKVLKDRPDLKVALFEKEDQLAKHQTGNNSGVIHSGLYYKPGSLKATNCINGYHELVNFCKEEKIPYEITGKVVVATRVEQIPLLENLLTRGLQNGLTGTRKITLEELKEYEPHCAGVAAIHVPQTGIVDYYQVAIAYGRKIIQSGGDIFLNHKVLAINTKPSLVEIQTSKGDFEAKLIINCAGLYSDKIARLNDSSIDDVKIIPFRGEYYKLKKEKEYLVKNLIYPVPDPNFPFLGVHFTRMKKGGVEAGPNAVLAFKREGYKKSQINLTELAESLAWPGFQKVAAKYWKTGFGELYRSFSKAAFTKALQELIPEIQESDLVDGGAGVRAQACDRSGGLLDDFAIRESAQAINVLNAPSPAATSSLSIGGTVAEMALKRF, encoded by the coding sequence ATGCAATACGATATCGCAATAGTTGGAGGAGGAATTGTTGGATTGGCGACTGCCCACAAAGTCTTAAAAGATAGGCCTGATCTCAAGGTAGCCCTATTTGAAAAAGAAGACCAATTAGCAAAACATCAAACTGGAAACAATTCGGGCGTAATTCACTCTGGATTGTACTATAAGCCAGGATCGTTGAAGGCAACCAATTGCATCAATGGATATCATGAATTGGTGAATTTTTGCAAGGAAGAAAAGATTCCTTATGAAATCACCGGAAAGGTGGTTGTCGCTACCCGGGTTGAGCAGATTCCATTATTAGAAAATCTATTGACTAGAGGTCTTCAAAATGGATTAACCGGGACTCGAAAAATCACTTTGGAAGAACTGAAGGAATATGAACCCCATTGTGCAGGAGTAGCAGCTATCCATGTACCTCAAACGGGCATCGTAGATTACTATCAGGTAGCTATCGCCTATGGAAGGAAAATAATTCAATCCGGTGGAGACATATTTTTGAATCATAAAGTATTAGCAATCAATACCAAACCTAGCTTAGTCGAAATTCAAACTTCAAAAGGTGATTTTGAGGCAAAGCTAATTATCAACTGTGCTGGATTGTATTCTGACAAGATTGCTAGACTTAATGATTCTTCAATCGATGATGTCAAAATCATCCCTTTCCGTGGGGAATATTATAAACTCAAAAAGGAAAAAGAGTACCTCGTCAAAAATCTAATTTATCCCGTACCTGATCCCAATTTTCCATTTTTGGGAGTACACTTTACTCGAATGAAGAAAGGTGGTGTTGAAGCAGGGCCGAATGCAGTTTTGGCTTTTAAGCGAGAAGGGTATAAAAAATCTCAAATTAACCTGACAGAGTTAGCTGAAAGTCTGGCTTGGCCAGGATTCCAAAAAGTTGCTGCTAAGTATTGGAAAACTGGCTTTGGAGAACTTTACCGATCCTTCTCCAAAGCAGCCTTCACCAAAGCACTCCAGGAACTCATCCCAGAAATTCAAGAATCAGACTTAGTGGATGGTGGCGCAGGAGTTCGTGCCCAGGCTTGCGATCGTAGTGGAGGTCTACTCGATGATTTCGCAATTCGCGAATCTGCACAGGCGATCAATGTACTCAATGCGCCCTCTCCAGCAGCCACAAGTTCTCTTTCGATTGGGGGTACGGTCGCAGAAATGGCGCTAAAACGATTCTAA
- the thrS gene encoding threonine--tRNA ligase, giving the protein MSQLIKITLPDGSVREYEKGTTGLQIAASISEGLARNVLAAKVNGQVWDATRAIEQDSTLQLLTWNDLEGKNTFWHSSAHLMAEALEALYPGIKFGIGPPVETGFYYDVDFGDHKLEGEELEKIETKMIELAKQKSEFIRKDVSKKDAVAYFQEKGDEYKLDLLEGLEDGTITFYEQGNFTDLCRGPHIPNTGFVKAVKLTNIAGAYWRGDEKRKMLTRIYGVTFPKAQELKDYLTLLEEAKKRDHRKIGRELELFTFSEKVGMGLPLWLPKGTLLRERLVGFMKKAQDKSGYQQVTTPHIGHKVLYETSGHYEKYGKDSFQPITTPHEGEAFLLKPMNCPHHCEIYKHKPRSYKDLPIRYAEFGTVYRYEQSGELHGLTRVRGFTQDDAHIFCRPDQVKEEFIKVIDLVLYVFKALGFEDYTAQISLRDPENKQKYIGSDEAWEKAEAAIIEAAAEKGLETVTELGEAAFYGPKLDFMVKDALGRKWQLGTIQVDYQLPDRFQLEYIGSDNQKHRPVMIHRAPFGSLERFVAVLIEHCAGDFPLWLAPEQITILPISEKYIAYAEQIKATLDEAGITGNIDNRDEKIGRKIRDSEVKKIPFMLIVGEKEMEEGKVSVRKHGEGDKGSLSVAEFVHYFQGIISQSLSRE; this is encoded by the coding sequence ATGTCACAACTTATCAAAATCACCCTTCCCGATGGCTCGGTAAGGGAGTATGAAAAAGGAACTACCGGACTTCAGATTGCTGCCAGTATCAGCGAGGGTTTAGCCCGGAATGTTCTTGCTGCCAAGGTTAATGGTCAGGTTTGGGATGCTACTCGAGCTATTGAACAAGACTCCACACTTCAATTGCTTACATGGAATGATCTCGAAGGGAAAAACACCTTCTGGCATTCCTCAGCTCACTTGATGGCGGAAGCTTTAGAAGCGCTTTATCCAGGAATCAAATTTGGTATTGGCCCTCCTGTAGAAACAGGATTTTATTACGATGTGGACTTTGGTGACCACAAGCTGGAGGGAGAGGAGCTCGAAAAGATCGAAACCAAAATGATCGAGCTCGCTAAGCAAAAAAGTGAGTTTATCCGAAAGGATGTTTCCAAAAAAGATGCAGTTGCCTATTTCCAAGAAAAGGGAGACGAGTATAAGCTAGATCTTTTGGAAGGTTTGGAAGATGGCACCATCACCTTTTATGAGCAAGGCAACTTCACCGACCTTTGCCGTGGTCCTCATATTCCGAATACAGGTTTTGTCAAAGCTGTAAAACTGACCAATATTGCAGGTGCATACTGGAGAGGAGATGAGAAGCGTAAAATGCTCACTCGAATTTATGGTGTGACATTTCCGAAAGCTCAAGAGTTGAAAGACTACTTGACATTATTGGAAGAAGCGAAGAAGCGAGATCACCGAAAAATTGGTCGGGAGTTGGAGCTTTTCACATTCTCCGAAAAAGTGGGAATGGGACTTCCGCTTTGGTTACCAAAAGGGACCTTACTTCGAGAAAGACTTGTTGGCTTTATGAAAAAAGCACAAGACAAGTCTGGTTATCAGCAAGTGACTACTCCACATATTGGCCATAAGGTACTTTATGAGACTTCCGGTCACTATGAGAAGTATGGCAAGGATTCATTTCAGCCGATTACTACCCCGCACGAGGGAGAGGCGTTTTTGCTGAAGCCGATGAACTGCCCTCATCACTGCGAAATTTACAAGCATAAACCAAGATCTTACAAAGATCTTCCAATTCGATATGCTGAATTTGGTACCGTATATCGCTATGAGCAAAGTGGTGAATTGCACGGCTTGACTCGTGTAAGAGGGTTTACTCAGGATGATGCACATATTTTCTGTAGACCAGACCAGGTCAAAGAGGAATTTATCAAGGTTATCGATTTGGTATTGTATGTTTTCAAGGCATTGGGCTTTGAAGATTACACTGCTCAGATTTCTTTGAGAGATCCTGAGAATAAGCAGAAGTATATTGGTTCCGATGAAGCTTGGGAAAAGGCTGAAGCGGCAATCATCGAGGCTGCGGCTGAGAAGGGTTTGGAAACTGTAACTGAATTAGGTGAAGCAGCATTCTATGGGCCAAAATTAGACTTCATGGTGAAGGATGCTTTGGGAAGAAAATGGCAGTTGGGTACCATCCAGGTGGATTACCAGCTTCCGGATCGATTCCAATTGGAATACATTGGTTCGGATAACCAAAAGCATCGCCCGGTAATGATTCACAGAGCACCTTTTGGGTCTCTTGAGCGGTTTGTTGCGGTGCTTATTGAGCATTGTGCCGGTGATTTTCCACTATGGTTAGCTCCAGAACAAATTACCATTTTGCCAATCTCTGAAAAATATATTGCCTATGCCGAGCAAATCAAAGCAACACTTGATGAAGCCGGTATTACAGGTAATATTGATAACCGAGATGAAAAAATAGGCAGAAAGATCCGTGATTCGGAAGTGAAGAAAATTCCTTTCATGCTCATAGTCGGTGAAAAGGAAATGGAGGAAGGTAAAGTTTCCGTAAGAAAACATGGAGAAGGGGATAAAGGATCACTTTCAGTAGCTGAATTTGTTCACTATTTTCAAGGGATTATTTCTCAATCGTTGAGTAGAGAATAG
- a CDS encoding DUF5686 and carboxypeptidase-like regulatory domain-containing protein, whose product MHRFLLTGVLLLFSMASSAQFILKGKVTDAETGDPIAFANVLIQGTSVGVTTDFEGEYLIRTQTQGDSLTVSYLGYTTQSKKIQKLNEQTINFQLWPEAFELGTFVFEAGENPAFEIIRRASDRRKDFDKRSLEAYQTKNYTKIEVDIDNLSEDFRQRKSVRTVTAVLDSIRELTNDEGEKILPVFFSETVSQFFYRNNPELRKEIIEKTKVTGVGITDGSTTSQITGSVFQEYNFYKNWLRILEKDFISPIADGWKTYYDYDLMDSVLVGQDSCYKLQVYPRREQDLAFTGTIWIKKADYSLKQVDLTIPKAANLNFVERIKIQQELEHTSAGPLIPSKTRVLLKIGQITDDTAGLLAKFYTATDSVLVNQPKPTSFFNQAVELKPDFSSYSSDFWKSIRPDPLSDEELAVLQMVDTLKRIPIIRFYSEGLKFFATGYLPIKKIDLGPWTEFGNYNNVEGLRMGMGLRSNFKFSNKWLLEGYAAYGLVDQRWKYKLAATYILDRIRWTTLQVRSSRELDQVGLEMENLEGNSVFLAASRFGTLRRPFVSTNQRLVFQREFFKGFLFTAGINHFQFDPLFDFYYQAKGSNELKSQFKTTEIRGGIRYGRDELIIINDNTRASFGPNRWPIVALNFAKGIQSLGGDIRYTKLNFYLYQRLTMGILGVGRYELDAGKIWGEVPYPVLKNHLGNETFFYTTAAFNTMNFNEFASDKFVSLRYRQSFEGFLLNSLPLIKKLKWRMVGNANVLFGSVRNENIQNVPSIDPFGNPLKTFGRLDPSKPYVELGYGIENIFKFFRVDFFHRMTYLDQPEAKPFHVKVSAQIIL is encoded by the coding sequence ATGCATCGTTTTTTATTGACAGGGGTTTTACTCCTTTTTTCAATGGCTTCTTCAGCCCAATTTATTCTGAAGGGAAAAGTGACAGATGCCGAAACTGGTGATCCTATTGCTTTTGCCAACGTCTTGATTCAAGGAACTTCTGTCGGAGTTACTACAGATTTTGAAGGGGAGTATCTAATCCGAACCCAAACTCAAGGCGATAGCCTGACAGTAAGTTACTTAGGGTATACGACTCAATCCAAAAAGATTCAAAAGCTGAATGAGCAGACCATAAATTTCCAATTGTGGCCAGAAGCATTTGAGTTAGGGACTTTTGTTTTTGAAGCCGGAGAAAATCCTGCTTTCGAAATTATAAGGAGGGCTTCAGATCGAAGAAAGGATTTTGACAAACGATCCCTTGAGGCATATCAAACCAAAAATTATACAAAAATAGAAGTCGACATCGACAACCTTTCGGAGGATTTCAGACAGCGAAAATCAGTTCGTACGGTGACTGCTGTGCTGGATAGTATCCGTGAGCTGACCAATGATGAAGGAGAAAAGATTTTACCTGTATTTTTTTCTGAAACGGTTTCGCAATTTTTTTATCGAAACAATCCTGAATTAAGAAAAGAAATCATCGAAAAAACCAAGGTGACTGGTGTTGGGATTACGGATGGATCGACTACCTCTCAAATCACTGGATCGGTATTTCAAGAGTATAATTTTTATAAAAATTGGCTGCGAATCTTAGAGAAGGATTTCATTTCTCCTATAGCAGATGGTTGGAAAACCTACTACGATTATGATTTGATGGATTCAGTTCTCGTCGGTCAAGATTCCTGCTACAAGCTTCAGGTATACCCGCGACGAGAACAGGATTTAGCATTTACAGGGACAATTTGGATCAAAAAGGCCGATTATTCGCTCAAGCAGGTTGATTTAACGATCCCGAAGGCCGCTAATTTAAATTTTGTAGAACGAATCAAAATTCAACAAGAATTAGAGCACACTTCAGCAGGCCCATTAATTCCTTCTAAGACCCGAGTTTTGCTGAAAATTGGGCAGATCACAGATGATACCGCGGGGCTTTTGGCTAAATTTTACACCGCTACGGATAGTGTGTTGGTCAATCAACCGAAGCCTACTTCCTTTTTCAATCAAGCAGTGGAATTGAAGCCGGACTTCAGCTCATATTCTTCCGATTTTTGGAAGTCGATTAGACCTGATCCGCTCAGTGATGAGGAACTGGCAGTGTTGCAAATGGTGGATACTTTAAAGCGGATTCCTATTATTCGATTTTACTCGGAAGGCCTGAAGTTTTTTGCCACAGGATACTTGCCGATCAAGAAAATAGATCTGGGACCGTGGACAGAATTTGGGAATTACAATAATGTAGAAGGACTTCGGATGGGAATGGGACTTCGGTCTAATTTCAAGTTTTCCAACAAATGGCTTTTGGAAGGATACGCCGCCTATGGTTTAGTGGATCAGCGCTGGAAATATAAATTGGCTGCAACCTATATTTTAGATCGAATTCGCTGGACTACACTTCAAGTTCGTTCCTCTCGTGAGCTTGATCAAGTTGGCTTAGAAATGGAAAATTTGGAAGGAAACAGTGTTTTCTTGGCAGCTAGTCGATTTGGTACTTTAAGGAGACCATTTGTGTCCACCAATCAACGATTGGTTTTTCAACGAGAGTTTTTCAAAGGATTCTTGTTTACTGCCGGGATAAATCACTTCCAATTTGACCCTCTTTTTGATTTTTATTATCAGGCTAAAGGATCAAATGAACTGAAAAGTCAATTCAAAACGACAGAAATTAGGGGAGGAATTCGCTATGGTCGGGATGAATTGATTATCATAAATGACAATACTAGAGCATCTTTTGGTCCAAATCGATGGCCAATAGTTGCACTTAATTTTGCAAAAGGAATTCAAAGCTTGGGTGGAGATATTCGATACACTAAGCTCAACTTTTACCTCTACCAACGGCTGACCATGGGGATATTAGGGGTAGGAAGATATGAGTTGGATGCAGGGAAAATCTGGGGAGAAGTGCCATATCCGGTGTTGAAAAACCACTTAGGAAATGAGACCTTTTTCTACACCACGGCAGCTTTTAATACCATGAATTTTAATGAGTTTGCATCTGATAAATTTGTCAGTTTACGTTATAGACAATCATTTGAAGGATTTTTGCTTAATTCCTTGCCCCTCATCAAAAAACTTAAATGGAGAATGGTCGGAAATGCTAATGTCCTTTTTGGCTCTGTGAGGAATGAAAATATTCAAAACGTACCTTCTATTGATCCTTTTGGAAATCCTCTCAAAACATTTGGAAGGCTGGATCCTAGCAAGCCTTATGTAGAACTTGGTTATGGCATAGAAAATATATTTAAGTTTTTCCGAGTAGACTTTTTCCATCGGATGACTTATTTAGATCAACCTGAGGCCAAACCTTTCCATGTAAAAGTGAGTGCACAGATTATTTTGTAA
- the infC gene encoding translation initiation factor IF-3, whose translation MSQRPQQQQRGRQEEPYRINHKIRAREVRVVGDFVEGGNAVLSVEKAIKIAEENELDLVEISPNAVPPVCKIIDYAKFKYEQKKKQKEIKANAAKVVLKEIRFGPNTDDHDFNFKLKHAVNFLKEGAKVKAYVHFVGRSIVFKERGEMLLLKFAQALEDYGVVEQMPKLEGKRMNIFIAPKPGKK comes from the coding sequence TTGAGCCAAAGACCACAACAGCAACAAAGAGGAAGACAAGAAGAACCTTATCGAATCAATCATAAGATTCGAGCCCGAGAAGTTCGGGTGGTGGGTGATTTCGTGGAAGGCGGTAATGCCGTACTTTCAGTAGAAAAAGCGATAAAAATCGCAGAAGAAAATGAGCTGGATCTGGTAGAGATTTCTCCAAATGCAGTACCGCCAGTTTGCAAAATCATCGATTACGCAAAATTCAAGTACGAGCAAAAGAAAAAGCAAAAGGAAATCAAAGCTAACGCAGCCAAGGTTGTTCTTAAAGAAATTCGATTCGGACCCAACACGGACGATCACGACTTCAACTTCAAGTTAAAGCATGCAGTAAACTTCCTTAAAGAAGGAGCAAAAGTAAAAGCCTATGTTCACTTTGTGGGACGATCTATCGTCTTCAAAGAAAGAGGAGAAATGCTTTTGTTAAAATTTGCCCAGGCGCTTGAAGATTACGGAGTAGTAGAACAAATGCCAAAGTTGGAAGGCAAGCGGATGAATATATTCATTGCTCCGAAGCCAGGTAAAAAATAA